AGTCCTCCTCGCGCCCCACCAACTCCATGTGCGAGGCCACGTCGAACAGCCCCAGGACCCCCACGGTGGAGTTGATCAGAAAGCGTCCGGTGGCGATGCCGGCGTTGCCGGGCTTGCCCTGCAGGAGGCTGTTGAGGGTGGTGCGCAGCTCGCCCAGGTTCGCGAAGAAGTTGCCTACCCCGGTCTCCACCGGATCCGGCGTCACGAAGCGATAGCCCTGGGCCGCCGGCTTCAGGGCGTAGCGATCGAGGGTGTCGTTGAAGGCGAACACCTGCCGGTTGAAGCCCTCCCAGGGGTCCTCCGGCTGGGCCTGCCGACTGCTCGCCGTGGAGGCACAACCCGAGAGCAAGGCCACGGCGAGCAGCGCCGCGCCGGCCTTCCGGTTGGGAAATGATGGGGTCATTGCGTCAGTGGTCTCCCTGCACTTGGTACCTTGTCCTTGCGTCAGCGTCGCCGCACCACGACGCTGCCGGCACTGTAGCCCGCGCCGAAGGAACACACCACCCCGAGATCCCCGGCTTCGAGGTCGTCGCGATGCAGGTGGAAGGCGATGATCGAGCCCGCCGAACTGGTATTGGCGAAGCGGTCGAGGATGATCGGTGCCTCGCTCGGGGCGGGCTCTCGGCCCAGCACGCGGCGGGCGATGAGGTCGTTCATGTGGCGGTTGGCCTGGTGCAGCCAGAGCCGGCCGAGATCATCGCCCGACAGCGAGAGCGCGGCGAGGTGCTCGCCGATCAGGGTCGCCACCAGGGGACAGACCTCCTTGAACACGCGCCGGCCCTCCTGGACGAAGAGCCTGTCCGCCGCCAGCGGGTCGCTGTCGGTGACGCGGTCGAGAAAACCCGCGTTGTTGCGGATGGCATTCGAGAAGCGGGTCACCAGCCGGGTGCCGAGCACCGTGAAGCGGGCCTCGGCCGTGGCCAGGGCGTCGTCCTCGAGCACGATGGCCGTGCAGGCATCGCCGAAGATGAAGTGGCTGTCGCGGTCCCGGAAGTTGAGGTGTGCCGAACAGATCTCGGGGCTGACTACCAGGGCGCGGCTCGCCCCGCCGGCGCGGATGGCATTGGCCGCGGTCTCGATGGCGAAGGTGGCCGAGCTGCAGGCCACGTTCATGTCGAAGGCATGGCCGCCGGCGCCCAGCGCCGCCTGCAGCTCCACGGCCACGGCCGGATAGGCGCGCTCCAGGTTGGAGCAGGCGACGATCACCAGATCGATGTCGCCGGCGGCGACCGCCGCCGCCTCCAGGGCCTGGCGGGCGGCGGCGAGGCCCATCTCGCACTGGATGGACGGGCTGTCGTTGTCCCGCGCCGGCAGCCGGGGGCGCATGCGCTCGGGGTCGAGGATGCCCTCGGCATCCAGCACGTAGCGGCTATGGATCCCCGAGGCCTTGACGATGAACTCAGTGCTCGACGGCTCGAGGGTCGCCGGCTCACCGGCCGCACGCCGCCGCGCGTTCTCGGCGTCGACCCAGGCATTGAAGGCGCTCACCAGGGCCGCGTTGTCGATGGCATGGGGAGGGGTATAGAGGCCCGTGCCGGTGATTACCACATCAGTCATACGTCGTCTCCATGGCGCGTCGAGCCTGTCGCCGGGCGTGGCGGCGGGCCCTGTCGCGACGCTCAGGCCCGGCCGGTGAGTTCCGCCCAGCGTTTCTCGAGGCGCTTCGCCGAGACCGGCATCCGGGTCCCCAACTGCTGGGCGAAGAGCGACACACGCAGCTCCTCGATCCACCAGCCGAACTCGACCAGGGCCGGGTCCTCGACCTCGCCGCGGCGCTCGCTGTCGCGGCGGGCGGCCAGGCGCGCCTCGAAGTCCTGTACCTCCTGCATGTGCATCTGGTCACGCATGCGTTCCCGGGGCGCCTTCTCGAGACGGATCTGCGCGGCTTCCATGTAGCGCGGGTATTCCGCCAGCCAGTCGCCCGCCTCGCAGACGAAACCCGGATGCACCAGGCGCTGCATCTGGGCCTTGAGGTCACTGTATACCAGCGCCAGGGAAAGATTCAGGTTGCCCTTCAACGCCTTGGTCACCGCCAGGTGGCCCTCCAGCGCCTGTTTCAGGGTCTCGATCAGGGCCTCGGCCCGAGGCACCAGCGCGGCGCGGGTGGCCTCGAGGCGGGCCTCCAGGGCGTCACGGGAGCGCGGCAGGGGGTCCACCGCCACCACCTGCTGGAAGACCGCGGCCACCACGTCCTCGGTGAGCTGGCGCCTGGTCCCCACCTTGGCGAACAGCAGCGCACAGGGCTTGAGGCCGGCCAGGCGCTCGATGGCGCGAACCTGATCGGGCAAGCGGCCCATCGCCGCCCGGACCACCCCGCGGCGATGGGCCTCGCGGGCCTTGTCGGGATGGTCGTAGAGCTCGACGCGCAGGGCCTCGCCCTCCGGCACCACCGCCGGATAGGCCTCGACGCGGATGCCGGCCTGGGTGGTGACCCGCGACTCCGGCAGCGGCGCCTCGGGCAGGGTCTCGAGGGCGTCCGCCTCGCTGGCCTCGGCGGCCAGCGCCCGGGCACCCTCCCCGGCCGCCGCCTCGAAGCGCCGCTCCAGCGCCCGGGCATCGCGGCCCTGGCCGAGCTCGCGGCCCTCGTGGTCGACCACGCGCAGGTTCATCACCAGGTGGGGCTCGAGCTGGTCCAGGCGCCAGTCGTCGGGATGCAGGCGCACCCCGGTCTTGCGCCGCAGGAACTCGCCGAGCGCCTCGGTCAGGGGCGTCTCGTCGGGGGCCATGGCCTGCAGGGCGGCGTCCACCCAGTCGGGGATCGGCACCACCTGGCGGCGGATCGACTTGGGCAGCGACTTGAGCAGGGCGATGCACTTGTCGCGCAACAGCCCCGGCACCAGCCACTCCAGTCGCGCCATGGGCAGCTGCGGGAGCATGGCCGCCGGCACCGTCAGGGTCACGCCATCGTCCGGGGCCCCCGGGGCGAAATGATAGCTCAGCGGATAGCGCACCCCGTTCAGCACCAGCTCATCGGGATACTGTGCCGGGGTGACCTCCTCGGCCTCACGGGCGAGCAGCGCCTGGCGGTCGAACTTGAGGATGCCCGGATCCTCGCGCTCGGCCTGCTTGCGCCAGGCCTCGAAGCCCTTGCCGTTGACGATGTCCTCGGGCAGCCGGGCGTCGTAGAAGTCGCAGAGCGCTTCCTCGTCGACGAGGATATCGCGCTTGCGGGCGCGATCCTCGAGGTCCTCGACCTCCTCGACCAGGGCCCGGTTGTGGGCGAAGAACTCGCCGCGGGTCTTGTACTCGCCCTCCACCAGAGCGCGGCGGATAAAGAGTTCTCTCGACTGTGCCGGATCGATCGGCCCGAAATGCACCTTGCGTCGGGCGACGATGGGCAAACCGAACAGGGTCACCTGCTCGAAGGCCACCACCTGGGCACGCTTCATCTCCCAGTGGGGCTCGCTGTAGCTGCGCTTGACCAGATGCCCGGCCAGCGGCTCGATCCAGGCGGGGTCGATCCTGGCCACGGTGCGGGCAAACAGCCGGGAGGTCTCCACCAGCTCGAAGGCCATCACCCACTTGGGCGTCTTCCTGGCCAGCCCCGAGCCGGGATGGATCATGAACTTGCGGTTGCGGGCCCCCTGGTACTCGCGATTCTCCAGGAAGGTCCCCAGGTGCGAGAGCAGCCCCGGCAGCAGGGCCTGGTGCAGCCGGGCGGCGTTCTCGCGCCGGGCCTGGGCCGCCGCCTGGGGATCGTCGTCCGTGGTGGCGGCGACCGGCGCCGGCGGCGGCACCTCGATCTCCATGTCGCGCAGCAATTGGCGTAGCTGGCGGAAGGTATCGTGCCATTCGCGCAGGCGCAGATAGTTGAGGTAGTGATCCTTGCACCAGCGACGCAACCGGTTGCCGGAGAGCTCCTCGCGGGCGGCCTCGAAGCCGTGCCAGAGATTGAG
The Halomonas sp. M4R1S46 DNA segment above includes these coding regions:
- a CDS encoding VacJ family lipoprotein, with the protein product MTPSFPNRKAGAALLAVALLSGCASTASSRQAQPEDPWEGFNRQVFAFNDTLDRYALKPAAQGYRFVTPDPVETGVGNFFANLGELRTTLNSLLQGKPGNAGIATGRFLINSTVGVLGLFDVASHMELVGREEDFGQTLAVWGVGEGPYVVLPLLGPSTVRDTAGLPVDSYTYPLTYVEEDKVRLSLRALDAIDTRAGLLDQERLIRGDRYSFIRDSWLQRRRFEVNDGELGEDPFATDEFDFEDADFDDAFAE
- a CDS encoding beta-ketoacyl-ACP synthase III yields the protein MTDVVITGTGLYTPPHAIDNAALVSAFNAWVDAENARRRAAGEPATLEPSSTEFIVKASGIHSRYVLDAEGILDPERMRPRLPARDNDSPSIQCEMGLAAARQALEAAAVAAGDIDLVIVACSNLERAYPAVAVELQAALGAGGHAFDMNVACSSATFAIETAANAIRAGGASRALVVSPEICSAHLNFRDRDSHFIFGDACTAIVLEDDALATAEARFTVLGTRLVTRFSNAIRNNAGFLDRVTDSDPLAADRLFVQEGRRVFKEVCPLVATLIGEHLAALSLSGDDLGRLWLHQANRHMNDLIARRVLGREPAPSEAPIILDRFANTSSAGSIIAFHLHRDDLEAGDLGVVCSFGAGYSAGSVVVRRR
- the hrpA gene encoding ATP-dependent RNA helicase HrpA, producing MSTLTQAPDAPSSDAAALAALQGELDGVLLRDAPRLGKRLAGLTRRCRQGKPVDRGLAEVRRDIERSRAKVEARASRPVRLAYPEELPVAERREDILAALRDHQVVVVAGETGSGKTTQLPKLCLELGLGRRGLIGHTQPRRLAARSVANRLAEEMQVPLGQQVGYQVRFTDQTDEATLVKLMTDGILLAETRHDPDLSRYESIIIDEAHERSLNIDFLLGYLKRLLARRPDLKVIITSATIDVDRFAEHFALPGPDGRPRPAPVVEVSGRTYPVEVRYRPLIRDAEDEEDRTLQEGILHAVEEIEAVEREKRWFHGPRDILVFLPGEREIRETADTLRRADLKGTEILPLYARLSNAEQNRVFAPHAGRRIVLATNVAETSLTVPGIRYVIDPGLVRISRYSYRAKIQRLPVEPVSQASADQRKGRCGRVAEGVCIRLFDEEDYLGRPEFTDPEIRRTNLASVILSMLSLKLGDIAAFPFVDPPDSRFVTDGFRLLFELGAVDECQRITPLGRKLARLPIDPRLARMVLAGAEQGGLREVLVVVSALATQDPRERPADKREAADQAHRRWQDPDSDFVALLNLWHGFEAAREELSGNRLRRWCKDHYLNYLRLREWHDTFRQLRQLLRDMEIEVPPPAPVAATTDDDPQAAAQARRENAARLHQALLPGLLSHLGTFLENREYQGARNRKFMIHPGSGLARKTPKWVMAFELVETSRLFARTVARIDPAWIEPLAGHLVKRSYSEPHWEMKRAQVVAFEQVTLFGLPIVARRKVHFGPIDPAQSRELFIRRALVEGEYKTRGEFFAHNRALVEEVEDLEDRARKRDILVDEEALCDFYDARLPEDIVNGKGFEAWRKQAEREDPGILKFDRQALLAREAEEVTPAQYPDELVLNGVRYPLSYHFAPGAPDDGVTLTVPAAMLPQLPMARLEWLVPGLLRDKCIALLKSLPKSIRRQVVPIPDWVDAALQAMAPDETPLTEALGEFLRRKTGVRLHPDDWRLDQLEPHLVMNLRVVDHEGRELGQGRDARALERRFEAAAGEGARALAAEASEADALETLPEAPLPESRVTTQAGIRVEAYPAVVPEGEALRVELYDHPDKAREAHRRGVVRAAMGRLPDQVRAIERLAGLKPCALLFAKVGTRRQLTEDVVAAVFQQVVAVDPLPRSRDALEARLEATRAALVPRAEALIETLKQALEGHLAVTKALKGNLNLSLALVYSDLKAQMQRLVHPGFVCEAGDWLAEYPRYMEAAQIRLEKAPRERMRDQMHMQEVQDFEARLAARRDSERRGEVEDPALVEFGWWIEELRVSLFAQQLGTRMPVSAKRLEKRWAELTGRA